The following coding sequences are from one Buchnera aphidicola (Periphyllus testudinaceus) window:
- a CDS encoding MFS transporter has protein sequence MLIKKKIKNKKVKNISTNNYIQNRTKDFYKVVISLFLVGFSTFSILYSIQPILPIFSKKFCLTPSQSSLALSVSTISMAFGILFISPISNFFGRKKIILLSLFLASILTIICSFCRTWPEIIIIRALIGLSLSGVTSIVIIYLSEEMDSEILPFCIGLYISGNTIGGFSGRVFSNIIARVLSWNLVFLVIGCMSLFFSFLSLINLPNSKNFKRTSVNFKILIKNFILPFKIKTCKTLFLSGFFFMGSFVSLFNYISYRLIMKPFFLNQILISFLSVIYLVGVYSSPKASFLSSIYGRKAVIQYSLYVMIFGVFLTYFNNLFLIILGLFLFAIGFFIAHSTMSSWISFLTKKYKLEISSLYFFFYYLGSSLFGSFTGIFWFYWGWNGIFYILTFFLVLSSFFIKNLSEETKK, from the coding sequence ATGCTTATAAAAAAAAAAATAAAAAATAAAAAAGTAAAAAATATATCTACAAACAATTATATACAAAATCGTACAAAAGATTTCTATAAAGTTGTTATTTCTTTATTTTTAGTTGGATTTTCTACTTTTTCAATTTTATATTCTATACAACCAATTTTACCAATTTTTTCAAAGAAATTTTGTTTAACTCCTTCTCAAAGTAGTTTAGCTTTGTCTGTTTCTACTATTTCAATGGCTTTTGGGATTTTGTTTATAAGTCCAATTTCTAATTTTTTTGGTCGTAAAAAAATTATCTTATTGTCGTTATTTTTAGCATCAATTTTAACTATTATTTGTTCTTTTTGTCGTACTTGGCCTGAAATAATTATTATACGAGCTTTAATTGGTTTATCGTTAAGTGGAGTAACTTCTATAGTAATTATTTATTTAAGTGAAGAAATGGATTCTGAAATTTTACCTTTTTGTATTGGATTGTATATTAGTGGAAATACAATTGGAGGTTTTTCTGGAAGAGTTTTTAGTAATATTATTGCTCGTGTATTATCATGGAATTTAGTTTTTTTAGTAATTGGATGTATGTCTTTGTTTTTTTCATTTTTATCTTTAATTAATTTACCCAATTCTAAAAATTTTAAAAGAACTTCAGTAAATTTTAAAATTTTAATAAAAAATTTTATTTTACCTTTTAAAATTAAAACGTGTAAAACTTTATTTTTATCTGGATTTTTTTTTATGGGTAGTTTTGTATCATTATTTAATTATATTAGTTATAGATTAATTATGAAGCCTTTTTTTTTAAATCAGATATTAATTTCTTTTTTATCAGTTATATATTTAGTAGGAGTATATAGTTCTCCTAAAGCTAGTTTTTTATCATCAATATATGGAAGAAAAGCAGTAATACAATATTCTTTATATGTTATGATTTTTGGTGTTTTTTTAACATATTTTAATAATTTGTTTTTGATTATATTAGGTTTATTTCTTTTTGCAATAGGGTTTTTTATTGCTCATTCAACAATGAGTAGTTGGATTAGTTTTTTAACTAAAAAATATAAGTTAGAAATTTCTTCGTTATATTTTTTTTTTTATTATTTAGGTTCTAGTTTATTTGGAAGTTTTACAGGAATATTTTGGTTTTATTGGGGATGGAATGGAATTTTTTATATTTTAACTTTTTTTCTTGTTTTGAGTTCATTTTTTATAAAAAATTTATCGGAAGAAACTAAAAAATAA
- the cyaY gene encoding iron donor protein CyaY, with protein MNKHKNVFKFNKIVNKIIYKLEKSLDNYSGNIDIDYESYNNIMKIQINLKNEIIISRQEFLKQIWIATKYKGYHFQYYKNKWFCKRNKCEIFSFLKNFFKKKTGTNILKNFNKIKL; from the coding sequence ATGAATAAACATAAAAATGTATTTAAATTTAATAAAATAGTTAACAAAATAATTTATAAATTAGAAAAATCTTTAGATAATTATTCAGGAAATATAGATATTGATTATGAATCTTATAATAATATAATGAAAATTCAAATTAACTTAAAAAATGAAATTATTATTAGTAGACAGGAATTTTTAAAACAAATATGGATAGCTACAAAATATAAAGGATATCATTTTCAATACTATAAAAATAAATGGTTTTGTAAAAGAAACAAATGTGAAATTTTTTCTTTTTTAAAAAACTTCTTTAAAAAAAAAACTGGAACAAATATATTAAAAAATTTTAATAAAATTAAACTGTAA
- the dapF gene encoding diaminopimelate epimerase: MKKKNKLRFSKMHGLKNDFMVIETLTQNFFLTKKIIQNFSNRYTGVGFDQLLVVENSIIKNTDFNYRIFNSNGDEVEQCGNGARCFAKFVYDKKFIKKKKIVVSTKNRILILKIKKNNKISVNMGKPEFRPSKIPFLCNKIKKIYSIDINLKKIFFGVVSIGNPHCVILVQDISKAPVLNIGSFLESYYLFPKKVNVGFMQIINKNEIFLRVFERGVGETQACGSGACAAVAIGIQQNKLSNLVTVNLKGGKLIIKFNSKKNCMYIIGTAKNIYDGYIWY; the protein is encoded by the coding sequence ATGAAAAAAAAAAATAAATTAAGATTTTCTAAAATGCATGGATTAAAAAACGATTTCATGGTAATTGAAACGTTAACTCAAAATTTTTTTTTAACTAAAAAAATTATTCAAAATTTTTCTAATAGATATACAGGAGTAGGTTTTGATCAATTATTAGTAGTAGAAAATTCAATAATAAAAAATACTGATTTTAATTATCGTATTTTTAATTCTAATGGAGATGAAGTTGAACAATGTGGTAATGGAGCAAGATGTTTTGCTAAATTTGTATATGATAAAAAATTTATAAAAAAAAAAAAAATTGTTGTAAGTACGAAAAATAGAATTTTAATTTTAAAAATTAAAAAAAATAATAAAATATCTGTAAATATGGGAAAACCTGAATTTAGGCCGAGTAAAATTCCTTTTTTATGTAATAAAATAAAAAAAATTTACAGTATAGATATTAATTTAAAAAAAATATTTTTTGGAGTTGTTTCTATAGGAAATCCTCATTGTGTAATTCTTGTTCAAGATATTTCTAAAGCGCCTGTTTTAAATATAGGTTCTTTTTTAGAAAGTTATTATTTATTTCCAAAAAAAGTAAATGTAGGTTTTATGCAAATAATAAATAAAAATGAAATATTTCTTCGAGTTTTTGAAAGAGGAGTAGGAGAAACGCAAGCATGTGGAAGTGGAGCATGCGCAGCAGTTGCAATTGGAATACAACAAAATAAATTATCAAATTTGGTAACAGTAAATTTAAAAGGAGGAAAACTCATAATTAAATTTAATTCCAAAAAAAATTGTATGTATATAATTGGTACTGCGAAAAATATATATGATGGATATATTTGGTATTAA
- a CDS encoding class I SAM-dependent methyltransferase codes for MIFIKNKYKIILLKKKNVLKLYRINLIKNKTMESIFIDFLSGTYNFRRKYNKQKELIIKAMRTKSKKNITILDSTAGFGKDSFVLASFGFKVFMIEKNLIIYKLLSNGLKRAYTDQKIGKWIKKRMILFHSDSLIFFKKRKIIPDIIYIDPMFNKKKSKPKKDMFLLKKLLKNTNNEEKLLKPAIKLAKKKVVVKRYLNQSFLKKKKPNYILYGKNYRFDIYNT; via the coding sequence ATGATTTTTATTAAAAACAAATACAAAATAATTTTATTAAAAAAAAAAAATGTACTAAAATTATATAGAATAAACTTAATAAAAAACAAAACTATGGAATCAATTTTTATTGATTTTTTATCAGGAACATATAACTTTAGAAGAAAATATAACAAACAAAAAGAACTTATTATAAAAGCTATGCGAACAAAATCAAAAAAAAATATCACTATTCTAGATAGTACTGCAGGTTTTGGTAAAGATTCTTTTGTTTTAGCATCTTTTGGATTTAAAGTATTCATGATAGAAAAAAATTTAATTATTTATAAATTACTATCTAATGGACTTAAAAGAGCTTATACAGACCAAAAAATTGGAAAATGGATAAAAAAAAGAATGATATTATTTCATTCAGATAGCTTAATTTTTTTCAAAAAAAGAAAAATTATTCCTGATATTATTTATATCGATCCCATGTTTAATAAAAAAAAATCTAAACCAAAAAAAGATATGTTTTTATTAAAAAAATTGTTAAAAAACACAAATAATGAAGAAAAATTATTAAAACCAGCAATAAAACTAGCAAAAAAAAAAGTTGTTGTTAAAAGATATTTAAATCAATCTTTTTTAAAAAAAAAAAAACCTAATTACATTTTATATGGAAAAAATTATAGATTTGATATATATAATACATAA
- the trxA gene encoding thioredoxin: MKKNFKNLTDENFKKYILNSKKNYILVDFWASWCAPCQALSLVLEDIYNEYKKKLKIVKVDIEKNSKTVLKYSIQSIPTLILFKNNKILDKNVGSSTKEKLKLFLNQHIK; the protein is encoded by the coding sequence ATGAAAAAAAATTTTAAAAATTTAACAGATGAAAATTTTAAAAAATATATATTAAATTCTAAAAAAAATTATATTTTAGTGGATTTTTGGGCGTCTTGGTGCGCTCCTTGTCAAGCTTTATCTTTAGTTTTAGAAGATATTTATAATGAATATAAAAAAAAATTAAAAATAGTTAAAGTAGATATTGAAAAAAATTCAAAAACTGTATTAAAATATTCTATTCAAAGCATACCTACTTTAATATTATTTAAAAACAATAAAATTTTAGATAAAAATGTAGGATCATCTACTAAAGAAAAATTAAAATTGTTTTTAAATCAACATATTAAATAA
- the rho gene encoding transcription termination factor Rho: MNLTALKNTLVSKLIILGENMGLENLARMRKQGIIFSILKQHSRIGENIFGDGVLEILQDGFGFLRSSDSSYLAGPDDIYVSPSQIRRFNLRTGDTISGKIRPPKEGERYFALLKVNKVNYDRPEHSRSKILFENLTPFHANSRLRMERGNGSTEDLTTRVLDLASPIGKGQRGLIVAPPKAGKTILLQNIAQSIAYNHPYCLLMVLLIDERPEEVTEMQKLVKGEVVASTFDEPASRHVQVAEMVVEKAKRLVEHKKDVIILLDSITRLARAYNTVVPSSGKVLTGGVDANALHRPKRFFGAARNVKEGGSLTIIATALIDTGSKMDEVIYEEFKGTGNMELLLSRKIAEKRVFPAIDYNRSGTRKEELLTSIDELQKMWILRKIIHPMSEIDAMEFLINKLSMTKTNDEFFDMMKRS, encoded by the coding sequence ATGAATCTTACTGCATTAAAAAATACATTAGTTTCAAAATTAATTATACTTGGCGAAAATATGGGATTAGAAAATCTTGCTCGTATGAGAAAACAGGGCATTATTTTTTCTATTCTAAAACAGCATTCAAGAATTGGGGAAAATATTTTTGGAGATGGAGTTTTAGAGATTTTGCAAGATGGATTTGGATTTTTAAGATCTTCTGATAGTTCTTATTTAGCAGGTCCAGATGATATATATGTTTCGCCAAGTCAAATACGTCGTTTTAATTTAAGAACAGGGGATACAATTTCAGGAAAAATAAGACCTCCAAAAGAAGGAGAAAGATATTTTGCTTTATTAAAAGTTAATAAAGTAAATTATGATAGACCTGAACATTCAAGAAGTAAAATTTTATTTGAAAATTTAACTCCTTTTCATGCAAATTCTCGTTTACGTATGGAAAGAGGAAATGGATCTACAGAAGATTTAACAACTCGAGTTTTAGATTTAGCATCTCCAATAGGAAAAGGTCAAAGAGGATTAATTGTAGCACCTCCAAAAGCAGGAAAAACTATTCTTTTGCAAAATATTGCTCAAAGTATTGCTTATAATCATCCGTATTGTTTATTAATGGTTTTATTAATTGATGAACGTCCAGAAGAAGTAACAGAAATGCAAAAATTAGTTAAAGGAGAAGTTGTTGCATCTACATTTGATGAACCTGCTTCGCGTCATGTTCAAGTAGCTGAAATGGTTGTTGAAAAAGCAAAAAGATTAGTTGAACATAAAAAAGATGTAATTATTTTATTAGATTCGATTACTAGATTAGCTCGTGCATATAATACTGTTGTTCCATCGTCTGGAAAAGTTTTAACAGGTGGTGTAGATGCAAATGCATTACATAGACCAAAACGTTTTTTTGGAGCTGCTAGAAATGTTAAAGAAGGAGGTAGTTTAACAATAATAGCTACTGCATTAATTGATACTGGTTCTAAAATGGATGAAGTAATTTATGAAGAATTTAAAGGAACTGGAAATATGGAATTATTATTATCCAGAAAAATTGCAGAAAAAAGAGTTTTTCCAGCAATTGATTATAATCGATCAGGTACTAGAAAAGAAGAATTATTAACATCTATAGATGAATTGCAAAAAATGTGGATTTTAAGAAAAATTATACATCCAATGTCAGAAATTGATGCTATGGAATTTTTAATTAATAAATTATCTATGACTAAAACAAATGATGAATTTTTTGACATGATGAAGCGTTCATAA